The following nucleotide sequence is from Allocatelliglobosispora scoriae.
GCGAGCACCGCCCGCACGACGTCGAGGTCGAGCGCGGTGCCGGTCGGGTTGTTGGGCGAGCAGAGCATCGTCAGCGCGGGACGGTGCTCCCGGACCGCGTCGACGGCGTGCGCGGCGGTGAGCCCGAAGTCGTCGCCCCGGCCGGCGTCGACCCAGCCGGTCGCGGTGCCCACGGCGAGCAGCGGATGCATCGAGTAGGCCGGGCCGAAACCGAGCACCACCCGGTCCGGACCGCCGAAGGCCTGCAGGAGCTGCTGCTGCACCTCGTTGGACCCGTTGGCGGCGTAGACCCACTCCGCGTCGATGCCGTGGCCGAGGTAGGCGGCGAGGTCGGCGCGCAGCTTGACCGCATCGCGGTCGGGGTAGCGGTTGAGGTCGGCGATCTCGCTGGTCAGGGCGGTGGCGACCGCTCGGACCACCTCGTCGGGGACCGAGTAGGAGTTCTCGTTGGTGTTGAGGCGGACCGCCACGTCGAGCTGCGGCGCGCCGTAGGGCGACAGGCCGCGCAGCCCCGGCCGGAGCAGGCCCTGGATCTCGTCGGCGACGGTCATGACGCCTCCCGGCTGAATCGCGCCGTCACGGCCTGGCCGTGCGCGGGGAGGTCCTCCACCGTGGCGAGCGTGACCACATGGTGCGCCACGTCGCGCAGCGCCTCCTGCGTGTATTCGATGAGGTGGATGCCGCGCAGGAACGACTGCACCGACAGGCCGCTGGAGTGCCGGGCGCAGCCGCCGGTCGGCAGCACGTGGTTGGAGCCCGCGCAGTAGTCGCCGAGGCTCACCGGGGCCCACGGGCCGACGAAGATGGCGCCGGCGTTGCGGACGCGGTCGGCCACGGCGCGGGCGTCGCGGGTCTGGATCTCCAGGTGCTCGGCCGCGTAGGCGTCGACCACGCGCAGCCCTTGGTCGATGCCGTCGACGAGGACCGTGCCCGACTGGGGGCCGCGCAGCGCCGCGAGGATGCGCTCGGTGTGCTTGGTCTCGCCGACCTGGCGGACCAGCTCGGCGTCGACCGCGTCGGCGAGAGCGACCGAGTCGGTGACGAGCACGCTCGCCGCGAGCGGGTCGTGCTCGGCCTGGCTGATCAGGTCGGCCGCGACGTGCACCGGATCGGCGGTCTCGTCGGCGAGCACCGCGATCTCGGTGGGTCCGGCCTCGGCGTCGATGCCGACCACGCCCCGGCACAGCCGCTTGGCCGCCGTCACCCAGACGTTGCCGGGGCCGGTGATGAGGTCGACCGGTGCGCAGTAGTCGTCGTCGGGCTCGTCACCGCGCTCGGCGGCGATCCGTCCCTGACTGCCGTAGGCGAGCATCGCGATCGCCTGGGAACCGCCGACGCCGTAGACCTCGTCGACACCGAGCAGCGCGCACGCCGCCATGACCCGCGCGTCGGGCAGCCCGGTCTCCTTCTGCGGCGGCGAGGCCACGACGAGGCCCTCGACGCCCGCGACCTGTGCGGGGACGACGTTCATGACGACCGTCGACGGGTACATGGCGAGGCCGCCGGGGACATAGAGCCCGACCCGGGAGACCGGCACCCAGCGCTCGGTCACCGTGCCGCCGGGGACGACCTGCGTCGTCACCTCGTGGCGCCGCTGGTCGGAGTGGACCTTGACCGCGCGGGAGATCGACTCCTCCAGCGCCGCCCGGACGGCGGGGTCGAGCTGCTCCAGGGCCTCGGCGAGCGAGGCGACGGGGACTCGCAGCCGCTCCGGGCGCAGACCGTCATAGCGCTCGGTCGCCTCGATGATCGCCTCGGTGCCACGCTGATGGACAGCCTCGATCACCGGCCGGATCGTCTCCGCCGCGACGGAGACGTCGAGCTGTGCACGGGGCAGCAGCCCCCGGGGGTCGGTCTTGCGACCACGCAGGTCGATCCGAGTCAGCACGTGTCGATTCTAGTGACCACCGCGCTGACCAGACCCGCCCGCCCACCTCCTGAGAAGTGACCCACATCTCGTGGGCTGCACGGAAGCCGTCGGCGGGGGTGGATTCCGCGCACGACCGGAGAGGCCGGTCCGCCACGGTCGCTGAGAATCGATGGCTGCGCCGACCGGATTCGGCGATCCGAGAGCGCTAATGTGGCGGCATGACGCAGCGGCTGCCCCTGTTTCCGCTCGGAACGGTGCTCTTCCCGGGTCTGGTGCTGCCGCTGACCGTCTTCGAGGACCGGTACAGGCACCTCGTGCGGCACCTGATGGACCTGCCCGACGGGACCCCCCGCGAGTTCGGGGTGGTCGCGATCGAGCAGGGCCTGGAGGTGCTGCCGCCGACGACGGGCGGGATCGTGCACAGCGAGGTGAGCCTGCACAACGTGGGCTGCGTCGCCCAGCTGCGGCAGGTCACCGAGCACACCGACGGGCACTTCGAGATCGTCAGCGTCGGCGACCGCCGGTTCCGGATCACCGGGCTCGTCGCCGATCCGGCGCCCTACCCCGTCGCCTCCGTCGAGTGGTTCCCCGAACCGGCCGCCACCGAGCTCGCCGACGAGCTCGCACCGCAGGTGCTGGCCGCCTTCCGGGAATACCTCGGCGTGCTGCGGGGCGGCCACGACGACCAGCTGCCCGACGATCCGACCGTGCTCTCGCACCTGATCGCGGCACTCACCGTCGCCGACCGGCAGGAGTTGCTCGCCACCCCCGACACCGACACCCGGCTCCGCGACGAGCTGAGGCTGCTGCAGCGGGAGACGGCGCTGCTGCGCCACGTGCGAGCGGTGCCCCTGACGCCGGGCGAGCTGGATCAGCGCTACTCGCCGAACTGACCCGGCCCCGGCTGCACCGGCTGCGGATAGGGCTGCCATGACTCCTGCGGCTCGGGGTTGAGCGAGGGCCACTGGGAGAAGCCGGCGAGCAGGGTCGTCGTCACCACCGCGCCGAGCGCGGGGACCAGCAGCACGCCCTGCAGGCGCCAGTCCTTCCAGGACGCCGGCCACCAGGTGTCGGCCGTGATCCGCAGTTGCGACGGTTTGCTGAGCTCAGCGCCCGCCTTCGCGCTCTGCAGCGCGGCCTGGTAGTCCGCGAGGCCCAGGTTGCGGCCGAACCACCAGGCGACGAAGCCAGCGGCGAGACACCCGAGCAGCAGCGTGATCAGGCCGACCGGCCCGCGCAGGCGGCGGACCAGCACCCAGACCAGGACCGCGACGAGGATGCCGAAGGCGAGCCCGAGCAGCGCGAACCAGCCGTCAGCGGCGGCGAACTCCTCCGGTTGCGACTCCGGGACGATGCCGGAGAGCTTGCCGCCGTCCTCCACGATCTGCACCGGGACGTTGGGGGCGAGCTGCTGCCAGAGCCAGCCCAGCGGCAGACCCAGCAGGCCCAGCAGGGCGAAGACGCCGACCGCGAGACCCACGATCAGCGCCGGCCGCCTCTTCGGCGCGGGCGACGGCTCGGCGGTCATCCACGGCTGATCGTGATAATCGGTCACCCACTGATCCTCTCAGACGATCGCGGCGGGCCCGAGGAGTGCCTTCAGATCCGCCATCAGCGCGGGTGAGGAGGCGACACGCAGCGGACCGAGCCGCAGCAGCGTCGCCCGGGTGCCGTTGGTCAGTTTCAGGTGCACCTCGGCCGAGCCGGGGTGGCTGGTCAGGACATCGCGCAGCCGCTCCACCAGCGGCGGGGTGCACTTGCTGGAGGGCAGCGCGACCACGACCGGCCGGACGTCGTCGGAGACCGTGATGTCCGGGATCGACAGGTCCATCGCCATCATCCGGGGCTGGTCGTCGCGGCGGTCGACGCGGCCCCGGACCACCACGATGGCGTCCTCGGCCACATATTGCCCGACCAGCTCATAGGTGTTGGGGAAGAAGAGCACCTCGACCGCGCCGCCCAGGTCCTCCAGCGTGCCCGAGGCCCAGGCCTTGCCCTGCTTGGTGATGCGCCGCTGCACGCCGGAGAGGATGCCCGCCAGGTTGACGATCTGCCCGTCGGAGACGTTGCCCTCCTCCGACAGCGCGGCGATGGACATGTCCGCGGCGCCGAGCAGGATGTGCTCGATGCCGAAGAGCGGGTGGTCGGAGACGTAGAGGCCGAGCATCTCCCGCTCGAAACCCAGCAGGTCGGTCTTCTCCCACTCCGTATCGGGGATCACCGGCGTGGCGAGCATGCTGCCCCCGGGCGTGGCGTCGCTGAACGCGCTCCCGAAGAGATCGAACTGGCCGACCTCCTCCTTCTTCTTGACATCGAGGAAGGAGTCGATCGCGTCGGCGTGGACCGCGAGCAGGCCCTTACGGCTGTGCTTGAGCGAGTCGAAAGCACCCGCCTTGATCAGTGATTCGATCGTGCGCTTGTTGCAGGCGACCGCCTCGACCTTGCGCAGGTAGTCGTAGAAGTCGGTGTAGGCGCCCTTCTCCTTGCGGCAGCGCATGATCGAATCCACGACGTTGACGCCGACGTTGCGTACGGCCGAGAGGCCGAAGCGGATGTCGTTGCCGACCGGGGTGAAGCGCATCGTCGAGGCGTTCACGTCCGGCGGCAGCACCTTGATGCCCATCCGGCGGCACTCCGCCAGATAGACGGCCATCTTGTCCTTGTCGTCGCCGACGCTGGTGAGCAGGGCGGCCATGTACTCCGCCGGGTAGTTGGCCTTGAGGAACGCCGTCCAGAAGGAGACGAGACCGTAGCCGGCGGTGTGCGCCTTGTTGAAGGCGTAGTCGGAGAAGGGGACGAGGATGTCCCAGAGGGTCTTGATCGCCTCGTCGGAGTAGCCGTTCTCCCGCATGCCGCCGGAGAAGGGGACGTACTCCTTGTCGAGGATCTCCTTCTTCTTCTTGCCCATGGCGCGGCGGAGCAGGTCGGCGGCGCCGAGGGAGTAGCCGGCGAGCTTCTGCGCGATCGCCATGACCTGCTCCTGATAGACGATCAGGCCGTAGGTGTCGCCGAGGATCTCCGAGAGCGGCTCGGCCAGCTCCGGATGGATCGGCACGACCGGCTTGCGACCGTTCTTGCGGTCGGCGTAGTCGTTGTGCGCGTTGGCGCCCATCGGACCCGGCCGGTAGAGCGCCAGCACGGCGGAGATGTCCTCGAAGCCGTCGGGGACCATCGAGCGCAGCAGCGACCGCATCGGCCCGCCGTCGAGCTGGAAGACGCCGAGCGTGTCGCCCCGGGCGAGCAGCTCATAGGTGGGCTTGTCCTCCAGCGGCAGCTCCTCCAGCACCACCTCGATGCCCCGGTTGGACTTGATGCCCTCCAGGCAGTCGTCCATGACCGTGAGGTTGCGCAGGCCCAGGAAGTCCATCTTGAGCAGGCCGATGTATTCACACGCACCCATGTCCCACTGGGTGATGATCGCGCCGTCCTGATCGCGCTTGTGGATCGGCAGCACGTCGAGCAGCGGCTCGCCGGAGAGGATGACACCGGCCGCGTGCACGCCCCACTGGCGCTTGAGCCCCTCCAGGCCCTTCGCCGTGTCGACCACCTTCTGCACGTCGTTGTCGGTCTCGTAGAGCTGGCGGAACTCGGCCGCCTCCGGGTAGCGGTTGTGCGAGGGGTCGAAGATGCCGCCGAGCGGGATGTCCTTGCCCATGACGGCCGGGGGCATCGCCTTGGTGATCCGGTCGCCCATCGCGAACGGGTAGCCCAGCACCCGGGCGGCGTCCTTGATCGCGGCCTTCGCCTTGATGGTGCCGTAGGTGATGATCTGGGCGACGCGCTCCTCGCCGTAGCGCTCCGTCGCGTAACGGATCATGTCACCGCGCCGACGCTCGTCGAAGTCCATGTCGATGTCGGGCATCGAGACGCGCTCGGGGTTGAGGAACCGCTCGAAGAGCAGGCCGTGCTGGATCGGGTCCAGCTCGGTGATGCGCAACGCGTACGCGATCAGGGCGCCGGCGGCCGAACCACGGCCCGGACCCACCCGGATCTTCTCGCTGCGGGCATAGGTGCACAGGTCGGCGGTGACGAGGAAGTAGCCGGGGAAGCCCATCTGGGCGATGACGTCGAGTTCGTACTCCGCCTGGCGGGCGTGGCCCTCGGGGACGCCGTTGGGGAACCGCTCGGCGAGGCCGCGGCGGACCTCCTTGCGCAGGAAGGACTCCTCGGTCTCCCCCTCGGGCACCGGGAACTGCGGCATCAGGTTGCGGGAGGCGAAGACGCTGGCGTAGTCGCCGATCTTGTCCGCGATCTCCAGCGTGTTGTCGCAGGCGCCGGGGACCTCGGAGTCCCACAGGTCGCGCATCTCCGCCGGGCTCTTCAGATAGAAGTCGCGCGCGTCGAACTTGAACCGCTTGGGATCCGCCATCGTGGATCCACTCTGGACACAGAGCAGGACCTCGTGCGCCTCGGCGTCCTTGGCATAGGTGTAGTGCAGGTCGTTCGTCGCGATCGGCTTGAGCCCCAGGCGCTTGCCGAGGTTGATCAGGTCCTGCCGGATCCGGGTCTCGATGTTGAGACCGTGGTCCATCAGCTCCAGGTAGAAGTTGTCCGCGCCGAAGATGTCGCGGAACTCCCCCGCGCTGGCACAGGCCCGCTCGAAGTCGCCGATGCGCAGCCAGGTCTGAATCTCGCCGGACGGGCACCCCGTCGTCGCGATGATCCCCTTGCCATAGGCGTTGAGCAGCTCACGGTCGGCACGGGGCTTGTAGAAGAAGCCCTCAAGACTCGCCTTCGACTGCATCCGGAAGAGGTTGTGCAGGCCGTCGGCGTCGATCGCGAGCATCGTCATGTGCGTGTAGGCACCGGAGCCGGAGACGTCGTTCTCGCCGCCGTCGGCCCAGCGGACCCTGGTGCGGTCGCGGCGATCGGTCCCGGGCGTGACATAGCTCTCGACGCCGATGATCGGCTTGATGCCCGCCGCGGTCGCCTGCTTGTAGAAGTCGAAGGCCCCGAACATGTTGCCGTGATCGGTCATGGCCAGCGCCGGCATCTCCAGCCGGCCCGCCTCCTTGAACAACTCCTTCAGCCGGGCCGCACCATCGAGCATCGAATACTCGGTGTGATTGTGCAGGTGAACGAAGGAGTCAGCCACCTTCTCGCCCCCTTTGTTTCCAACGTGCGCCAGCCAGCCTAGCCGCCGACGCCGATCGTTTTCGCGTGCCCCGCGCGGGGGTTTTCTATCCGCCGAAGGCAGACATCATGACCGAAGCCGCGGTGAGCCAAGCCCGACGTGTCGACGCCTGGAGCTGACCGTATTCGATCGACGATCCTGGCTCGAGAGCCGGGTCGTAGGGAACCACCGCCACGGCGCGTGTCCGCGTGGCGAAGTGCTTGCGGAGATCCTCCAGCATCGCCGACGGACCCGGCGTCGGGCACGACAGGAGCGTCACCGCGTTGGTGGCGAGCCTGCCCAGGCCGACCTCGTGCAGGATGTCGATCATCCAGTCGGCGGTGAAGGCGGCGTCCTCGCGCGGCACCGTGGTGATGACGAGCTGGTCGGCGGCCTGCAGCACCGTCTGCCAGTTGGCGCTCTCCACGTTGTTGCCGGTGTCGACGCAGATCACCTCGTGGGTCCGGGAGACCACGTCCAGCACCCGGCGCACGGTGTTGCGGTCGAGCTTCTGGGCGAAGCGCGGATTCTCCTCACCGGCGAGCACGTCATAGGAGGCGTCGGAGGCGTGGCGGAGGTATTCGTCGAGGCGGTCGGGCAGCTCCTGGGCCGGGAGGTTCTCCAGCTCGACCAGGTCGGCGAGGAGGTGCCGGATCGTCCGGGCATGCCGCGCACTGCCGGCCCGCAGGCCGAGCGTGCCGCGCAGCTCGTTGTCGTCCCAGGCGAGCACGCCGCGACCGCGGACGCTGCCGATCGTCGCGGCGGCGAGAACAGTCGCGGTGGTCTTGTGCACGCCGCCCTTGGGGTTGGCGAAGGCGAGCACCTTGGGGCCGCCGAGCGCCCGTTTGAGGATCGCCAGCTCCGCCTCGACGCCGCCGGGCGAGGGCGCCGGACGCCACTCGATCGGGCCGTTGATGCGCCCGGGCACCTGGCCGTCGGCCGCGCCGATCGTCGGCACGTCGGTCGGGCGGGGCGGACGGGCCTTGTCCAGGAGTGCACGCCAGCGCGGGCCCTGATCCGGCTTGTCCCAGCCGGCATCGGTGCGCTCCACGCTTCGCCTCCCCGATCCTGTGATTCCTGCGCGCCTTGCGGGGCTCCCTCGCTGTGCTCGGTCACTCCTCATGCCGGCGCGAGTTGCCTCAACCCTATGCGGAGCGCGCTGCGAAATGCATCCCGCCGTCGGCCGATTCCGCCCCTCGGAATGATCGTGCTGGACTGCAAGGATACCGAGTGCCCGACGACCGACCGAGCG
It contains:
- a CDS encoding histidinol-phosphate transaminase; the encoded protein is MTVADEIQGLLRPGLRGLSPYGAPQLDVAVRLNTNENSYSVPDEVVRAVATALTSEIADLNRYPDRDAVKLRADLAAYLGHGIDAEWVYAANGSNEVQQQLLQAFGGPDRVVLGFGPAYSMHPLLAVGTATGWVDAGRGDDFGLTAAHAVDAVREHRPALTMLCSPNNPTGTALDLDVVRAVLAATEGLVVVDEAYAEFARPGTPSALSLLAEHPRLVVTRTMSKAFAFAGARVGYLVAHPAVIDAVQLVRLPYHLSALTQAAARAALAHTPVLLATVEAIKQQRDRIVATLRERGLRVADSDANFVLFETGGDQQAVWRALLERGVLVRDVGLKGWLRVTAGTPAETDAFLTAMEQQ
- the hisD gene encoding histidinol dehydrogenase; the encoded protein is MLTRIDLRGRKTDPRGLLPRAQLDVSVAAETIRPVIEAVHQRGTEAIIEATERYDGLRPERLRVPVASLAEALEQLDPAVRAALEESISRAVKVHSDQRRHEVTTQVVPGGTVTERWVPVSRVGLYVPGGLAMYPSTVVMNVVPAQVAGVEGLVVASPPQKETGLPDARVMAACALLGVDEVYGVGGSQAIAMLAYGSQGRIAAERGDEPDDDYCAPVDLITGPGNVWVTAAKRLCRGVVGIDAEAGPTEIAVLADETADPVHVAADLISQAEHDPLAASVLVTDSVALADAVDAELVRQVGETKHTERILAALRGPQSGTVLVDGIDQGLRVVDAYAAEHLEIQTRDARAVADRVRNAGAIFVGPWAPVSLGDYCAGSNHVLPTGGCARHSSGLSVQSFLRGIHLIEYTQEALRDVAHHVVTLATVEDLPAHGQAVTARFSREAS
- a CDS encoding LON peptidase substrate-binding domain-containing protein, with amino-acid sequence MTQRLPLFPLGTVLFPGLVLPLTVFEDRYRHLVRHLMDLPDGTPREFGVVAIEQGLEVLPPTTGGIVHSEVSLHNVGCVAQLRQVTEHTDGHFEIVSVGDRRFRITGLVADPAPYPVASVEWFPEPAATELADELAPQVLAAFREYLGVLRGGHDDQLPDDPTVLSHLIAALTVADRQELLATPDTDTRLRDELRLLQRETALLRHVRAVPLTPGELDQRYSPN
- a CDS encoding DUF2567 domain-containing protein → MTDYHDQPWMTAEPSPAPKRRPALIVGLAVGVFALLGLLGLPLGWLWQQLAPNVPVQIVEDGGKLSGIVPESQPEEFAAADGWFALLGLAFGILVAVLVWVLVRRLRGPVGLITLLLGCLAAGFVAWWFGRNLGLADYQAALQSAKAGAELSKPSQLRITADTWWPASWKDWRLQGVLLVPALGAVVTTTLLAGFSQWPSLNPEPQESWQPYPQPVQPGPGQFGE
- the dnaE gene encoding DNA polymerase III subunit alpha yields the protein MADSFVHLHNHTEYSMLDGAARLKELFKEAGRLEMPALAMTDHGNMFGAFDFYKQATAAGIKPIIGVESYVTPGTDRRDRTRVRWADGGENDVSGSGAYTHMTMLAIDADGLHNLFRMQSKASLEGFFYKPRADRELLNAYGKGIIATTGCPSGEIQTWLRIGDFERACASAGEFRDIFGADNFYLELMDHGLNIETRIRQDLINLGKRLGLKPIATNDLHYTYAKDAEAHEVLLCVQSGSTMADPKRFKFDARDFYLKSPAEMRDLWDSEVPGACDNTLEIADKIGDYASVFASRNLMPQFPVPEGETEESFLRKEVRRGLAERFPNGVPEGHARQAEYELDVIAQMGFPGYFLVTADLCTYARSEKIRVGPGRGSAAGALIAYALRITELDPIQHGLLFERFLNPERVSMPDIDMDFDERRRGDMIRYATERYGEERVAQIITYGTIKAKAAIKDAARVLGYPFAMGDRITKAMPPAVMGKDIPLGGIFDPSHNRYPEAAEFRQLYETDNDVQKVVDTAKGLEGLKRQWGVHAAGVILSGEPLLDVLPIHKRDQDGAIITQWDMGACEYIGLLKMDFLGLRNLTVMDDCLEGIKSNRGIEVVLEELPLEDKPTYELLARGDTLGVFQLDGGPMRSLLRSMVPDGFEDISAVLALYRPGPMGANAHNDYADRKNGRKPVVPIHPELAEPLSEILGDTYGLIVYQEQVMAIAQKLAGYSLGAADLLRRAMGKKKKEILDKEYVPFSGGMRENGYSDEAIKTLWDILVPFSDYAFNKAHTAGYGLVSFWTAFLKANYPAEYMAALLTSVGDDKDKMAVYLAECRRMGIKVLPPDVNASTMRFTPVGNDIRFGLSAVRNVGVNVVDSIMRCRKEKGAYTDFYDYLRKVEAVACNKRTIESLIKAGAFDSLKHSRKGLLAVHADAIDSFLDVKKKEEVGQFDLFGSAFSDATPGGSMLATPVIPDTEWEKTDLLGFEREMLGLYVSDHPLFGIEHILLGAADMSIAALSEEGNVSDGQIVNLAGILSGVQRRITKQGKAWASGTLEDLGGAVEVLFFPNTYELVGQYVAEDAIVVVRGRVDRRDDQPRMMAMDLSIPDITVSDDVRPVVVALPSSKCTPPLVERLRDVLTSHPGSAEVHLKLTNGTRATLLRLGPLRVASSPALMADLKALLGPAAIV